One Candidatus Fermentibacter sp. genomic window, CGGTGCCGTGGCCCGCGCTCGCGGCATGCCTGTGGAGGACCCGGAAGCCCTCCGCCCTGCGGACCTCCATCCCGGCGGCGGAGGCCCTGAGACCGAGATCCACGTCCTCCCAGTACATGGGCGCATATCTGGTATCGAGCCCGCCCAGGGTCCTCCAGTGCCCGGTCCTGAACATCGAGCAGGCTCCCGAAGGGTAGGCCGTGCCGGAACCGCTCAGCGTCATCGCGAGGCCGAGCCTGAATCCGCACCCGAGGAGGCTCTCGTCTTCGCTGCCTCTCATGATCCGGGGCATGACGGCCATAACGTTATCAGGGGAGGATTCCAGGACGTCGGCCATGCCCGGGATCGAATCCGGCTGGACGATCACGTCGTTGTTGAGCAGGAACAGCAGCCCGTCATCCGCGACGGCGGCTCCGGTGTTGACGGAGTGGCAGAAGCCGCGCGGGCCTGCGTTCGGGACGAACCCGACCCCGGGGAAGAGGCCGGGGCCCGAGTCCGCCGTCCCGTCGGAGGATCCGTCGTCGACCACGATCACCCTCAGATCGAGGTTCCTTCCGGCGTCGAGGAGGGGAGGGATGCAGTCGGCCAGCAGATGGAGCCCGTTCCACGAAGGGATGACCGCGGTGACCCGCGTCATATTCCCGTGATCCTCACCCGGTCGAGGA contains:
- a CDS encoding glycosyltransferase family 2 protein codes for the protein MTRVTAVIPSWNGLHLLADCIPPLLDAGRNLDLRVIVVDDGSSDGTADSGPGLFPGVGFVPNAGPRGFCHSVNTGAAVADDGLLFLLNNDVIVQPDSIPGMADVLESSPDNVMAVMPRIMRGSEDESLLGCGFRLGLAMTLSGSGTAYPSGACSMFRTGHWRTLGGLDTRYAPMYWEDVDLGLRASAAGMEVRRAEGFRVLHRHAASAGHGTAMRRMRERNRFILMDAHFRSRRMETAAFLPFHAASSLARGRTEFLAGWLDYLKWRRNRAR